A region from the Acidobacteriota bacterium genome encodes:
- a CDS encoding tetratricopeptide repeat protein, whose protein sequence is MKRLAALLITLVAVAAFAQSTTPAPEGNLSPAERGIAQANRLIEKNSKNFEAYNALALALSRRARETSDVKFYTQAEDTLQKSFAISPGNFDGERIRVWLLLGKHEFGAAREEALKLIKKMPDDVMVRGFETDANVELGNYKEAEEAAQLMLDLKPGNLPGVTRAAYLRELLGDVDGSLELMNMAYQSTAPSEVEDAAWIITQMAHLDLSIGKTAEAEALLQRALTLFPGYHYALGNLAKVRIQQKRYDEAVNLLEQRYTAAAHAENLYDLAAALQLAGRTDESKKAFADFEQKSLLESTKADNSNHELILYYADYAQEPAKALAVAQREMARRHDVFTIDCYAWALHRNGRDVEAQQQIASALDVGIRDARFFRHAGEIALALGDKAKAEHYLRQSVDLNAGGSEQARVILSTLTHSGMQQVTR, encoded by the coding sequence ATGAAACGGCTGGCAGCTCTCCTGATTACGCTTGTTGCTGTAGCGGCATTTGCGCAAAGCACAACCCCTGCGCCGGAAGGCAATCTCTCACCCGCGGAACGCGGCATCGCGCAGGCGAACCGGTTGATTGAAAAGAATTCCAAAAACTTCGAGGCTTACAACGCACTGGCATTGGCGCTTTCGCGACGAGCACGGGAAACCTCCGACGTGAAGTTTTATACCCAGGCAGAAGATACTTTGCAAAAATCGTTCGCGATTTCTCCAGGAAATTTTGATGGCGAGCGGATTCGCGTATGGCTGCTGCTGGGCAAGCACGAATTCGGAGCGGCCCGCGAAGAAGCTCTGAAGCTCATCAAGAAGATGCCGGATGACGTGATGGTGCGTGGGTTTGAGACCGACGCCAATGTCGAACTCGGCAATTACAAAGAAGCCGAAGAGGCTGCGCAATTGATGCTGGATCTGAAACCAGGCAACTTGCCAGGAGTAACTCGCGCGGCCTATCTCCGCGAACTCCTTGGCGACGTGGACGGTTCGCTGGAGTTGATGAATATGGCGTATCAATCCACGGCGCCGAGTGAAGTGGAAGACGCGGCCTGGATCATCACCCAGATGGCGCACCTCGATCTTTCCATCGGAAAGACTGCCGAGGCTGAGGCACTCTTGCAGCGGGCGCTGACCTTGTTCCCCGGCTATCACTATGCGCTCGGCAATCTCGCGAAAGTCCGCATACAACAAAAGCGCTACGACGAAGCCGTCAACCTGCTTGAGCAACGTTATACAGCCGCGGCTCACGCGGAGAATCTGTATGATCTCGCCGCAGCGTTACAACTCGCCGGGCGAACCGATGAGTCCAAGAAGGCGTTCGCGGATTTCGAACAGAAGTCCTTGCTGGAGTCAACCAAGGCCGACAATTCGAACCACGAATTGATTCTCTATTATGCGGATTACGCCCAGGAGCCTGCCAAGGCCCTGGCGGTAGCGCAGCGCGAAATGGCACGTCGCCATGATGTTTTTACAATCGATTGCTATGCCTGGGCGTTGCACCGCAACGGCCGGGACGTGGAAGCACAACAACAGATTGCATCGGCTCTGGATGTGGGGATACGGGACGCGCGATTCTTCCGTCATGCAGGCGAGATCGCATTAGCGCTGGGAGACAAGGCAAAGGCTGAACATTATTTGCGACAGTCGGTTGACCTGAATGCCGGGGGATCCGAACAGGCGCGGGTAATTCTATCGACGCTCACTCACTCTGGGATGCAGCAGGTTACACGATGA
- a CDS encoding DUF4331 domain-containing protein, with protein sequence MKHLKTLVALALVAIMLVPTSMFASSHREAPISALDHGADVTDWYAFVSYDHPDRVTMILNVDGLLDPANGPNYFPFDPNVRYEFKVDNNFDGEEDITFQFRFNTEIRQPGVFTGFVGGIGGIPQITALDGPGSEGLSLRQNYTVTMVKNGVSTDLTGGHTLFAVPSNVGPLTMPKYQDLFNQGIYDLGNGVRTFAGTVDDPFYIDLGAAFDSLNFRMGVGGILSKKVDGDDTHNYAPDAVAGFNVNSIVLEVPITMLTSDGQIHPAGDKRAVIGTYGSTSRQRISIRRPNGQIDAKGNWRQVNREGNSLINELIIGTGSKDLFSVSDPADDGQFANFFLDPLLAHLFSQILNIPIPDAPRLDLLPLVQYTAPICPGCGPKDTGPVADLMRLNTGIPPTPVGQQKRLGFLAGDSAGFPNGRRPIDDVVDIAGRAVVGILADPVKYGAAIGDGVNVNENGYANTFPYVQPANSGRDSHHVGPGQQGCSGQPKGICPVK encoded by the coding sequence ATGAAGCATCTCAAGACCCTGGTAGCCCTTGCGTTGGTAGCGATCATGCTGGTTCCAACCAGCATGTTTGCATCCAGCCACCGCGAGGCGCCGATTTCCGCGCTTGACCACGGCGCAGACGTCACTGACTGGTACGCATTCGTCAGTTACGACCATCCGGATCGCGTTACGATGATCCTTAACGTCGATGGCCTGCTGGATCCGGCCAACGGCCCCAACTACTTCCCGTTCGACCCCAACGTTCGCTACGAATTCAAGGTGGACAACAACTTCGACGGGGAAGAAGACATCACTTTTCAGTTCCGCTTTAACACCGAGATCCGCCAGCCCGGCGTATTCACGGGATTCGTAGGCGGTATCGGAGGCATTCCGCAAATCACGGCACTGGACGGCCCCGGTTCGGAAGGCTTGAGCCTGCGCCAGAATTACACCGTGACGATGGTGAAGAACGGCGTGTCCACCGATCTGACGGGAGGCCACACGCTGTTTGCAGTTCCGTCCAATGTCGGACCACTCACCATGCCGAAGTATCAGGACCTTTTCAATCAGGGAATTTATGACCTCGGCAATGGCGTGCGCACATTCGCGGGCACAGTTGACGATCCCTTCTATATCGATCTCGGCGCGGCTTTCGACTCGCTGAACTTCCGTATGGGAGTGGGCGGAATCCTGAGCAAGAAGGTTGATGGCGATGACACGCACAACTATGCGCCCGACGCGGTTGCGGGCTTCAACGTCAACTCGATCGTTCTGGAAGTTCCCATCACAATGTTGACCTCCGATGGCCAGATCCATCCGGCGGGCGACAAGCGGGCTGTCATTGGCACCTATGGATCGACTTCGCGACAGCGCATTTCGATTCGCCGGCCGAACGGTCAAATTGACGCGAAGGGGAACTGGCGTCAGGTAAACCGCGAAGGCAACTCGCTGATCAACGAACTGATCATCGGAACGGGCTCAAAGGATCTGTTTAGTGTTTCCGATCCTGCAGATGATGGCCAATTTGCCAATTTCTTCCTCGATCCGCTTCTTGCACATCTGTTCTCACAGATCCTGAACATTCCGATTCCCGACGCCCCACGTCTGGACCTGCTTCCTCTGGTGCAATACACCGCACCGATTTGTCCTGGATGCGGGCCGAAAGACACGGGCCCAGTGGCCGATCTGATGCGCCTCAATACTGGAATTCCTCCGACTCCGGTCGGCCAGCAGAAACGTCTCGGCTTCCTGGCCGGTGACAGCGCTGGATTCCCGAACGGCCGCCGTCCGATCGACGATGTTGTCGACATCGCTGGACGCGCGGTCGTGGGCATCCTTGCGGATCCTGTGAAGTATGGGGCGGCGATCGGCGATGGCGTCAACGTCAACGAGAACGGCTACGCCAACACCTTCCCTTACGTTCAGCCCGCCAACAGTGGCCGCGATAGCCACCACGTCGGGCCCGGACAGCAGGGTTGCAGTGGACAACCGAAAGGTATTTGCCCTGTGAAGTAA
- a CDS encoding ABC transporter ATP-binding protein → MLEVKALKKTYGKIVAVDGVSFRAEAAETIGLLGPNGAGKTTTVSMIAGLFPPDSGEVLIDGNPLRGDTDPVKRKIGLVPQNIALYDELSALDNLNFLGALYDLRGAMLKRGIADALELVGLADRAKDKVGTFSGGMKRRINLAAALLHDPQILLLDEPTVGVDPQSRNAIFDNLETLKKRGKTLLYTTHYMEEAERLCDRIIIIDHGKVIANDTLHGLHRMLPVTNILAVELENVDGFKVDVLRALPEVESAELRDGVLKVGLHDLSSGAPATLRWLADNGHRYQHVISERPDLETVFLTLTGRSLRDS, encoded by the coding sequence ATGTTGGAAGTAAAAGCTCTCAAGAAAACTTACGGAAAGATCGTTGCCGTGGACGGCGTCAGTTTTCGTGCCGAAGCAGCGGAGACGATCGGCCTGCTCGGACCGAATGGCGCTGGCAAGACTACGACTGTTTCCATGATTGCGGGCCTCTTTCCGCCCGACTCCGGCGAAGTTCTGATTGATGGCAACCCTCTGCGCGGCGACACCGACCCCGTCAAGCGAAAGATCGGGCTGGTTCCGCAGAATATTGCGCTCTATGACGAGTTGTCCGCGCTCGACAACCTCAATTTTCTCGGTGCGTTGTACGATCTGCGCGGCGCGATGCTAAAACGTGGTATTGCGGACGCTCTTGAACTGGTAGGTCTGGCTGATCGAGCGAAAGACAAAGTCGGAACCTTCAGCGGAGGAATGAAGCGCCGTATCAATCTGGCTGCTGCACTTTTACACGATCCGCAGATTTTGCTGCTCGATGAACCGACGGTTGGGGTGGATCCGCAGAGCCGCAATGCTATCTTCGACAACCTCGAAACTCTCAAGAAGCGCGGCAAAACCCTGCTCTATACCACCCACTACATGGAGGAGGCCGAGCGCCTCTGCGATCGCATTATCATCATTGACCACGGGAAAGTGATCGCCAACGACACGCTGCATGGCCTTCATCGGATGTTGCCAGTGACAAACATACTCGCCGTCGAGTTGGAGAACGTGGACGGATTTAAGGTTGATGTCCTGCGCGCGTTACCCGAGGTCGAATCTGCCGAACTGCGCGATGGAGTTCTAAAAGTGGGGCTGCACGATCTTTCCTCCGGTGCGCCCGCCACGTTGCGTTGGCTCGCTGACAACGGGCACCGCTACCAGCACGTGATCAGTGAGCGGCCGGATCTTGAAACGGTATTCCTCACCCTCACTGGAAGGAGCCTGCGCGACTCATGA
- a CDS encoding ABC-2 transporter permease: MIPFLALVRKDLRLFFNDRRAVIVGLLVPIVCGSFFGYLFGGQSKTETARTLVLVVDQDSSAISKGVVAQLSAEKHLDVKPSAYDEARERVRKGDARAAIVIPPDFGAKAGTALFAGGEKPAVSVLFDPSHAVELEMVKGILSGAVMQAVSKEMFSGQSGREMMKNSVAQLEKNDSMPPAEKRTLTDMLGSVEKWSELQGQGSASTSGPSGGLTMPFQTREEAMTSGIGVEYNGYAHSFGGMGIQFILFMGLDVGIRLLLLRQSGLWQRLRAAPLSRSVLLGSRAVSAALIAGFILLTLFAFARIVFGVHIQGSLLGFAGVCAAFSLMTAAFGLMVAALGKTVEATRGYSVMATLLMVMLGGAWVPTFVFPQWLQKATVVIPTRWAMDGIDGMTWRGLGISAAFGPIAVLLLFTALFGILAVVSFRWETEN, translated from the coding sequence ATGATTCCATTTCTGGCTCTCGTTCGCAAAGACTTGCGATTGTTCTTCAACGATCGTCGCGCCGTAATTGTCGGGCTGCTCGTGCCGATCGTCTGTGGTTCGTTCTTTGGCTACCTGTTTGGAGGCCAAAGTAAAACCGAGACGGCTCGAACGCTGGTTCTGGTCGTTGATCAGGATAGTAGTGCGATCTCAAAGGGTGTGGTTGCTCAACTGTCTGCCGAAAAACACCTGGACGTGAAGCCGTCCGCCTACGACGAAGCTCGCGAGCGAGTACGCAAAGGAGACGCCAGGGCCGCGATCGTCATCCCGCCAGATTTTGGCGCCAAGGCTGGAACCGCATTGTTCGCAGGCGGCGAAAAGCCTGCGGTCTCTGTTCTCTTCGACCCTTCCCATGCGGTCGAGCTTGAGATGGTGAAGGGAATTTTGAGTGGCGCGGTGATGCAGGCAGTGAGCAAAGAAATGTTTTCCGGGCAAAGTGGCCGCGAGATGATGAAGAATTCGGTCGCTCAACTCGAGAAGAATGACAGCATGCCGCCAGCAGAAAAGAGGACGTTGACCGACATGCTGGGCAGTGTCGAAAAGTGGAGCGAGTTGCAAGGACAGGGGTCCGCCTCCACTTCTGGCCCGAGTGGCGGGTTGACGATGCCGTTTCAGACCCGCGAAGAAGCCATGACGTCCGGCATCGGAGTGGAGTACAACGGCTACGCGCATTCGTTTGGCGGAATGGGAATTCAGTTCATCCTCTTTATGGGCCTGGACGTCGGCATCCGATTGCTTCTGTTGCGCCAAAGCGGGCTGTGGCAGCGGCTTCGCGCCGCTCCATTGTCGCGCAGTGTTCTGCTCGGCAGTCGTGCTGTGAGCGCCGCATTGATTGCGGGCTTCATCCTGCTTACACTCTTCGCTTTTGCCAGGATCGTGTTTGGCGTTCACATTCAAGGCAGTCTTCTCGGATTCGCGGGAGTGTGTGCCGCTTTCTCGCTCATGACGGCCGCATTTGGTCTCATGGTGGCCGCGTTGGGTAAGACCGTCGAGGCCACTCGCGGCTACTCCGTGATGGCGACCTTGCTGATGGTGATGCTAGGCGGCGCATGGGTGCCAACCTTTGTGTTTCCGCAATGGTTGCAGAAAGCGACCGTGGTCATTCCGACTCGCTGGGCGATGGATGGCATCGATGGAATGACTTGGCGCGGTCTGGGCATCTCCGCCGCGTTCGGGCCGATTGCCGTTCTGCTTCTGTTCACGGCGCTGTTCGGAATCCTCGCCGTTGTTTCCTTCCGCTGGGAAACCGAAAACTGA